A single window of Onychomys torridus chromosome 8, mOncTor1.1, whole genome shotgun sequence DNA harbors:
- the Tp53i13 gene encoding tumor protein p53-inducible protein 13 isoform X3 has protein sequence MAWVEPAWAAHWLKRRRRRKQRKGVWFLSDTLSGPTPMMPAPSRGKLCGRRCVQARTLAFALRSWRPPGVEVTSRGPRWRSLSVVKRRGLRAALGLQTTPSGLRVSLASSESPKAQQPILGTSSVAPVSLMIGGPGGDDRSRTEAQMPGGHGNPGGCACPGQASPAPRAAAPPRVARGPTPRTEEAAWAAMALTFLLVLLTLATLCTRLHRNFRRSESIYWGPTADSQDTVAAVLKRRLPLPSRRIKRSRRRPLLPPTPDSGPDSESSD, from the exons ATGGCATGGGtcgagccagcctgggctgcccaCTGGTTAaagaggcggcggcggcggaagCAGAGAAAGGGTGTGTGGTTTCTCTCTGACACTCTTTCTGGGCCCACTCCCATGATGCCAGCCCCCAGCAGAGGAAAGCTGTGTGGGAGACGGTGTGTACAG GCTCGGACTCTGGCCTTTGCTCTGAGGAGCTGGCGGCCACCTGGTGTAGAGGTGACATCTAGAGGACCCAGGTGGCGCTCTCTCAGTGTTGTCAAGAGAAGGGGGCTTCGGGCTGCCCTTGGTCTCCAAACTACTCCCTCAGGCCTGAGGGTTTCCTTGGCCTCTTCAGAGAGCCCGAAGGCCCAGCAGCCCATTTTGGGAACCTCATCTGTGGCCCCCGTCTCCTTGATGATTGGGGGGCCTGGAGGCGATGACAGGTCCAGAACAGAGGCTCAGATGCCCGGTGGGCATGGCAACCCAGGGGGTTGTGCCTGCCCAGGCCAGGCCTCCCCAGCTCCTCGAGCCGCAGCACCTCCCCGGGTAGCCCGAGGCCCCACTCCACGCACCGAAGAGGCTGCTTGGGCTGCCATGGCCCTGACCTTCCTGCTGGTCCTGCTCACCCTGGCCACGCTCTGCACGCGATTGCACCGGAACTTCCGCAGGAGCGAGAGCATCTACTGGGGGCCCACGGCAGACAGCCAGGACACGGTGGCTG CTGTGCTGAAGCGGAGGCTGCCCTTGCCCTCGCGCCGGATCAAGCGTTCTCGCCGACGGCCCCTGCTCCCGCCCACACCGGATAGTGGCCCTGACTCGGAGAGCTCGGACTGA